In Drosophila subpulchrella strain 33 F10 #4 breed RU33 chromosome X, RU_Dsub_v1.1 Primary Assembly, whole genome shotgun sequence, the DNA window AATTAAACTGGATAGTTACTTGGCTTATTTGACCAGCACTCTGTTTTGGATACACCTGAAACTGCAGGGTGTGGATGTCGCAAAGGTAATATATTATACTATAATACATTATAATATAACACATCATATATTTCCAATTCAGCATGGTGTGATGCACGATTTGGGGCGCGCCAAGGAAATGCTTGCCCGCGATAGGGAAATAGACGCATCTCTGGCGGCTCCAAGACTGGATATTAAGGCTGCCAAGCGATTTATTGCCGCAGGAACGCACACGCGGTTTGTGGACATGGACGGCGTTATGGTCACCGAAACACAATATAATAAAAGTCTGGAACAAACCgagaaataaaacaaaattaccAATCTACCCAGCAATGTCtgaaaaatataacaaaaaaacaCTTTGTTCACTCACCATACCATTCAAATAcaacatacatatgtacatacataccaTACATAACATACAGAAAACCATCCAGGTTAGTATAATGTTGGGAATATTACTGATCGTATTTTGATTTCAGTTCTTACTATTTTCTCTTAAGTTATACTGTATAACTTTATACCTTACTGCTTAGATCACTTATAAGATCTATAAATTGTGGTGGTCATCTCATGGTAACCTTTCGGGGAATACTTCTTGCATAAATCTCAAAATATTATCCAATCCTCTGGTAAACCCATAAGCCAAGCCCCGAAATTAAGACAAAATAATGTTGTAAAGctggaaaataattttaattcgtACGTTTC includes these proteins:
- the LOC119557973 gene encoding uncharacterized protein LOC119557973; its protein translation is MSQGNTVEKGLPCDSYLDKSLQDDKNIQATLRNFYSSIEVLESDLQKALAIQAGRTLSTNDQIKLDSYLAYLTSTLFWIHLKLQGVDVAKHGVMHDLGRAKEMLARDREIDASLAAPRLDIKAAKRFIAAGTHTRFVDMDGVMVTETQYNKSLEQTEK